The following proteins are co-located in the Elusimicrobiaceae bacterium genome:
- the rimI gene encoding ribosomal protein S18-alanine N-acetyltransferase, protein MIILAQAHHAADLAEIEAQQPNAAGWKRQGFEGELAQSCSQIYCACSNHKIIGFLALRSAGGFAEILNVAVEINFTRQGVGFSLLSYALDRLKEQAVNQVTLEVAQDNKPAVSLYKKAGLQILGQRKDFYGAGKNAFIMGLNL, encoded by the coding sequence ATGATTATCTTGGCCCAAGCGCATCATGCGGCAGATTTGGCAGAGATAGAAGCCCAGCAACCAAATGCCGCCGGCTGGAAAAGACAGGGGTTTGAAGGAGAGTTAGCACAATCTTGCTCCCAAATTTATTGTGCGTGTTCAAATCATAAAATAATTGGTTTTTTGGCATTGCGCAGCGCAGGCGGATTTGCTGAAATTTTAAATGTAGCGGTAGAGATAAATTTTACAAGGCAAGGAGTCGGGTTTAGCCTGTTAAGTTATGCTTTAGACCGCTTAAAAGAACAAGCCGTTAACCAAGTGACATTGGAAGTGGCTCAAGACAATAAACCGGCCGTTTCTTTATACAAAAAAGCCGGATTGCAAATTTTAGGTCAAAGAAAAGACTTTTACGGCGCTGGAAAAAATGCTTTTATTATGGGACTTAATTTATGA
- a CDS encoding tetratricopeptide repeat protein codes for MRKIFLLLFLSVALLEAAPLKLSPQGQNQAQLYLDFLQGAILEDKDFKQSCLHYQKAFQLAPTSKYLRQLLMMCALSEKDMKKADLYADYIDMGENDETDLSIYAFYKWRKGEISQAKKYYELSLEKNPDDLRTLYQYLLLLSYIDVDQAAQKLEERKDSYPGLTHVIYYEIGNIYYHKKQFTKALDYYNKSTQEKPEYPQPYLARAEMYERASQFFLMLRELEQVEKLGYEDASVFSRMGSVFIIVNDTAKAKHYFQKAKALYNADIPAGYFLALLAEEEGDFASAISYLQETADYEKDAGKWLQVSFYQEQLKDEKAALKTLKTAHQKFADNIEIAYFYALMLQQLEQHKKATAIFKKILSTNPQYENARLALAFSLESLKKYNEMEQEILLILQQNPENAAAYNLWGYSLTQRNLDLDKAQELITKALSLSPKDKSFIDSLGWVYYQKQNYTAALDIWNGLDMEFIQKNPEVSYHVGATYYQLKQWDQAQKYLKMAAPTLKPAKKLLKKLKKQSLQDKN; via the coding sequence ATGAGAAAAATCTTTCTTTTACTTTTTTTATCTGTCGCGCTACTGGAGGCTGCCCCACTAAAATTAAGTCCGCAAGGGCAAAATCAGGCCCAATTGTATTTGGATTTTTTGCAAGGCGCTATATTAGAAGATAAAGATTTTAAACAATCTTGTCTCCACTATCAAAAAGCATTCCAACTAGCACCCACCAGCAAATATTTACGACAACTTTTAATGATGTGCGCCTTGTCCGAAAAAGACATGAAAAAGGCCGATTTGTATGCAGATTATATTGACATGGGCGAAAATGATGAAACGGACCTGTCTATTTACGCGTTTTACAAATGGAGAAAAGGCGAAATATCCCAAGCCAAGAAATACTATGAATTATCTTTGGAGAAAAATCCGGACGATTTACGCACCCTATACCAATATCTGTTGCTATTAAGTTATATCGACGTTGACCAAGCGGCCCAAAAACTAGAAGAACGCAAGGATAGTTATCCTGGTTTAACGCACGTCATCTATTATGAAATCGGTAATATCTACTATCACAAAAAACAATTCACCAAAGCCTTAGACTATTACAACAAATCCACTCAAGAAAAGCCGGAGTACCCTCAACCCTATTTGGCGCGGGCCGAAATGTATGAAAGGGCTTCTCAATTTTTTCTCATGCTGCGTGAGTTGGAACAAGTGGAAAAATTAGGCTATGAAGATGCCTCTGTGTTTTCGCGCATGGGATCTGTGTTTATTATTGTAAATGATACTGCCAAAGCAAAACATTATTTTCAAAAAGCAAAGGCTTTGTATAATGCGGATATTCCGGCAGGGTACTTTTTGGCTCTGTTGGCGGAAGAAGAAGGGGATTTTGCCTCCGCCATCAGTTATCTGCAAGAAACGGCCGACTATGAAAAAGATGCCGGCAAATGGCTGCAAGTATCTTTTTACCAAGAACAATTAAAAGATGAAAAAGCCGCTTTAAAAACCTTAAAAACCGCTCATCAAAAATTTGCAGACAATATAGAAATTGCCTACTTTTATGCTTTGATGCTCCAACAACTAGAACAACATAAAAAAGCCACCGCTATATTTAAAAAAATCTTATCTACCAATCCCCAATATGAAAACGCCAGATTAGCGTTGGCCTTTTCTTTGGAATCCTTGAAAAAATATAATGAAATGGAACAAGAAATCCTCTTGATTTTACAGCAAAATCCCGAGAATGCCGCCGCCTATAATTTGTGGGGATATAGTTTGACGCAAAGAAATCTTGACTTAGACAAAGCCCAAGAATTAATTACAAAAGCATTGTCCCTTTCTCCCAAAGACAAATCTTTTATCGATTCTTTGGGTTGGGTGTATTATCAAAAGCAAAATTACACCGCCGCCTTGGATATCTGGAATGGACTAGATATGGAGTTTATCCAAAAAAATCCGGAAGTGTCCTATCACGTGGGTGCCACCTACTATCAGTTAAAACAATGGGATCAAGCTCAAAAATATTTGAAAATGGCTGCTCCCACTCTAAAACCTGCCAAAAAACTGCTAAAAAAGTTAAAGAAACAGTCCTTGCAGGATAAAAATTAG
- a CDS encoding PTS sugar transporter subunit IIA, whose product MLEKKNQLMALLPSENILILKDATSKTDVISQLTQLVCQGENSLDYTDVFTQILKREESLSTTLDTGLSIPHARLEELTKIKAALAILPHGLKDPAKSVSIKAMFLFLSPAQPIFFQQHLQLLASLAETFKIDFITDLAHCQTSQEAANKFIEK is encoded by the coding sequence ATGTTAGAGAAAAAAAATCAATTAATGGCTTTACTTCCTTCAGAAAACATTCTTATTTTGAAGGATGCCACTTCAAAAACAGATGTCATCAGCCAGCTAACTCAGTTGGTTTGTCAAGGGGAAAATTCCCTAGATTATACTGATGTCTTTACGCAGATTTTAAAAAGAGAGGAATCTCTTTCCACTACGTTAGATACCGGGCTCAGCATTCCTCATGCCCGTTTGGAAGAATTAACCAAAATTAAAGCCGCTTTGGCTATTTTGCCGCATGGTCTTAAAGATCCGGCTAAGTCCGTATCCATCAAAGCGATGTTTTTATTTTTATCTCCGGCACAGCCGATATTCTTCCAACAACACTTACAACTTTTAGCCTCTTTGGCCGAAACATTTAAAATAGATTTTATAACAGATTTGGCCCATTGCCAAACCTCACAAGAAGCAGCAAATAAATTTATAGAAAAATAA